A stretch of Deltaproteobacteria bacterium CG11_big_fil_rev_8_21_14_0_20_49_13 DNA encodes these proteins:
- a CDS encoding transcriptional regulator yields the protein MNIQAKELRERAHRAGHCLKGLANEARLVIVMTLRSGEKGVNELSEATGYPQPTVSQHLSKMKERDLVEARREGNQIFYSIKDKRLLEFLDLMKALFCK from the coding sequence ATGAATATACAGGCCAAGGAGTTAAGGGAGCGGGCGCACAGGGCAGGGCATTGTCTTAAGGGGCTGGCGAATGAAGCGAGACTTGTGATCGTCATGACGCTTCGTTCCGGGGAGAAGGGGGTCAACGAGCTTTCCGAAGCGACCGGCTATCCTCAGCCAACCGTCTCGCAGCATCTTTCAAAGATGAAGGAGCGGGACCTTGTGGAGGCAAGGCGCGAAGGAAATCAGATATTCTATTCCATCAAAGATAAAAGACTTCTCGAGTTCTTGGACCTAATGAAGGCGCTATTTTGCAAATAA
- a CDS encoding cystathionine gamma-synthase translates to MKIGTKTVHKGQRPDKDTGAVIPSICQTTTFMQKSPGRPIGEFEYTRAGNPNFSRLEETLASIENGRYATVLSSGLGALTAWLFSAGRCHIVANEDLYGGTYRLLINVFAKYGVKSSFARSDDPGMWKKAVRPETKWLLIETPTNPLLKIVDLKQACSFARSKNIKVIVDNTFASPVFQNPLDLGADVVIHSSTKYLGGHSDVIGGALITNDKELKKRFDFYRKAAGLNPSPFDCWLISRGIKTLALRMAAHEKNAAAIAKYLRNRREIKEVYYPGLASHPQQRLAHRQMKGFGGMVTVEFGNEKSAKRFIKRLKLFCLAESLGGVESLVCQPSSMTHASIPSEERKKIGIKDNMVRLSVGIEDTDDLLEDIEAALKR, encoded by the coding sequence ATGAAAATAGGTACAAAGACGGTTCATAAAGGGCAAAGGCCCGACAAGGACACCGGAGCGGTCATCCCATCCATCTGCCAGACCACAACGTTCATGCAAAAAAGTCCGGGGAGACCCATAGGCGAGTTCGAATATACTCGCGCCGGGAATCCCAACTTTTCACGGCTTGAAGAGACCCTTGCATCCATCGAAAACGGGAGATACGCCACTGTTCTTAGCTCCGGGCTTGGCGCGCTAACGGCTTGGCTCTTTAGCGCGGGACGCTGCCATATCGTGGCGAACGAGGACCTCTATGGCGGCACCTATCGCCTTTTGATCAATGTCTTTGCGAAATACGGCGTAAAAAGCTCGTTCGCAAGGAGCGATGACCCCGGCATGTGGAAAAAGGCTGTGAGGCCGGAGACCAAATGGTTATTGATAGAGACGCCCACAAATCCCCTTCTAAAGATCGTTGACCTGAAACAGGCGTGCAGCTTTGCCCGTTCCAAAAATATCAAAGTCATCGTAGATAATACATTTGCCAGCCCTGTCTTTCAGAATCCTCTCGATCTTGGCGCGGACGTGGTCATCCACAGCTCAACAAAATATCTTGGCGGCCATTCGGACGTCATCGGCGGGGCTCTCATAACGAACGACAAGGAGCTCAAAAAGAGGTTCGATTTTTACCGAAAGGCCGCGGGGCTCAACCCGTCGCCGTTCGACTGCTGGCTTATAAGCCGTGGCATCAAGACGCTTGCATTAAGGATGGCCGCCCACGAAAAGAACGCTGCCGCAATAGCCAAATATCTGCGGAACCGCAGAGAGATAAAAGAGGTCTATTATCCCGGGCTCGCTTCACATCCCCAGCAGAGGCTCGCCCACCGCCAGATGAAAGGGTTCGGAGGCATGGTCACGGTAGAGTTTGGCAATGAAAAGTCCGCCAAGAGATTCATAAAGCGATTGAAGCTCTTCTGTCTCGCCGAGAGTCTTGGAGGTGTGGAATCGCTCGTCTGCCAGCCGTCGTCCATGACGCACGCATCGATACCATCAGAAGAACGGAAAAAGATAGGGATCAAAGATAACATGGTGAGACTTTCGGTCGGCATTGAAGATACAGATGATCTTTTGGAAGATATCGAGGCCGCCTTAAAGAGATAA